From Heteronotia binoei isolate CCM8104 ecotype False Entrance Well chromosome 12, APGP_CSIRO_Hbin_v1, whole genome shotgun sequence, the proteins below share one genomic window:
- the LOC132580581 gene encoding histo-blood group ABO system transferase 1-like isoform X4 — translation MLDGLPEIKLSRMVYPKPQIFKPPRTDVLTVTPWLAPIIWEGTFNLDILNEQFKQRNTTVGLTVFAIKKYVDFLQKFLETAEIYFMAGHRVKYYIFTDRPEAVPNITVKAGREIVPLKVQNYPRWQEISMRRMEMINHYSQQRFIHEVEFLVCVDVDMRFGDHVGVEILSEVFGIIHPAFFSSERKVFTYERRPISEAFIPQDEGDFYYAGGFFGGTVAEVYKLTKKCHEAIMTDKNKSVEAIWQEESHLNKYFLYHKPTKLLSPEYLWFGEHYSPRFLKKKRFIAVPKNRNVIRYKRHLHMK, via the exons ATGTTGGATGGTTTACCAGAAATAAAGTTATCGAG aaTGGTTTACCCAAAGCCACAGATCTTTAAGCCACC GAGAACCGATGTCCTTACAGTGACTCCTTGGCTTGCCCCAATTATTTGGGAAGGGACCTTCAACTTGGATATCTTGAATGAACAGTTCAAACAAAGGAACACAACTGTTGGACTGACAGTGTTTGCTATCAAAAA GtatgtcgacttcctccagaagTTTCTAGAAACTGCAGAGATTTATTTCATGGCTGGGCACAGAGTGAAGTATTATATCTTCACTGATAGGCCTGAAGCTGTTCCTAACATCACTGtcaaagctggaagggagatagTCCCTCTGAAAGTCCAAAATTACCCCAGGTGGCAGGAAATCTCCATGCGCCGGATGGAGATGATCAATCACTACTCTCAACAGCGCTTTATCCATGAAGTTGAGTTTCTGGTGTGTGTTGATGTAGACATGCGGTTTGGTGACCATGTTGGAGTAGAGATTTTGAGTGAAGTATTTGGCATAATTCACCCAGCTTTCTTTTCCTCTGAGCGCAAAGTATTCACGTACGAACGACGTCCCATCTCTGAAGCTTTCATTCCCCAAGATGAGGGGGATTTTTACTATGCTGGAGGCTTCTTTGGAGGAACTGTGGCTGAAGTTTACAAGCTCACCAAGAAGTGCCACGAAGCCATCATGACTGACAAAAACAAAAGTGTGGAGGCCATCTGGCAGGAAGAGAGCCACCTAAACAAGTATTTTTTGTACCATAAACCAACAAAATTACTTTCCCCAGAATATTTGTGGTTTGGTGAACACTACAGTCCAAGGTTTCTCAAGAAGAAGAGATTTATTGCAGTCCCCAAGAACCGTAATGTAATTAGATATAAAAGACATTTGCACATGAAATGA